One part of the Halodesulfovibrio sp. MK-HDV genome encodes these proteins:
- a CDS encoding FAD-binding and (Fe-S)-binding domain-containing protein, whose amino-acid sequence MPHKGPHISIGSEFLVHRVLRIDLDEFEDWPESVRELAIALAEELFLVRYNPFIDADTVRTSVTKRFDRAEPALAHHYANTLSEGVTMFWSAYEADMAFRSELVRRLGQIIPKNNIDLRPASLVECSTDATDLRMELPLLVVAPSATEQVSAIVRLANEMKFALIPRGGASGCTGGAIPARKRTVVMSLQKLSAIKSIDKKEMTLTAEAGVITFDAIKAADTGGMLFTVDPASKTASTIGGNVSENSGGPFAFEYGTTLDNILHYTMVTATGEVINVERVNHPRHKIMEDETAVFEVKDVSGGVRTVISLRGDQIRKPGLGKDVTNKFLGGLPGVQKEGTDGIITEATFICYPKQKYDRVLVLEFFGRSMRNAMLVIKDIVGLRDTIREQGDLVKISALEEFGVKYVEAIEYQTKSDKYDERPISVLIVELNSNDTSALDASVNDIVNICTPYEGVDVFVAKDAAEAEVFWEDRHKLSAIARRTSGFKINEDIVIPIDVIPEFSDFIEHLNQRCTGRAFRTALGESGRLSGMPLEDKDLNRAFTFASKVAKGDVPIAELSDQETLDQALAYFEHAQDRYPNQRRKLGKIVEDMLATRIIVANHMHAGDGNCHVNIPVDSNNPVMLHHAEEVAEEVMAKAQEMNGEVTGEHGIGITKIKFLSVKKMEELTLFKRRVDPLSIMNPAKLTQRDTPVQPFTFSFNRLIRDIQASGLPEKERLISLLTNIQVCTRCGKCKQVCPMFYPQGDLLYHPRNKNLSLGALLEAVYYSQVNKGKPDDNLMAQLRKLMEHCTGCGKCTSVCPVKIDSSKVALELRAFVQDEGAGGHPIKSKVLDYLVSDVANRVPRAAKMASMGQRVQNKMLRLVPSSWRSGINSPLFSGFGPEVGYRGLNEALRLDKGSIFVPENAPEGKALEAVFYFPGCGGSLFYRNIGLASLMLMLKSGVAVIMPPRHMCCGYPLLAAGKDEEYRKNRATNIEEMKAFLADAVRAGLNITHSITACGSCREGLESYELAEALNIKLEHKDAVQFLIERMGKDALKDAAKGKSVLYHPSCHAEWTGVHKTKAAGIYVKALSELCGAEITLNPGCCGESGMGALTSPDIYNKLRAKKEAGLTHVLPTMKEDAPVLVGCPSCKVGISRIFLNLQEKRPVLHTVEYIAEALYGADWKKHMKRLATESSQKDSKRIVDTNSL is encoded by the coding sequence ATGCCGCACAAAGGCCCACATATTTCTATAGGTTCCGAGTTTCTTGTCCATAGGGTGTTGCGGATTGATCTTGATGAATTTGAAGATTGGCCGGAATCGGTTCGGGAGCTCGCCATTGCGCTTGCCGAAGAACTATTCCTCGTCCGCTACAATCCGTTTATCGATGCGGATACCGTTCGTACAAGTGTAACTAAGCGTTTTGATAGAGCGGAACCTGCTCTGGCACATCATTACGCCAACACACTGAGCGAAGGTGTCACCATGTTCTGGAGTGCCTATGAGGCAGATATGGCATTCCGGAGTGAGTTGGTGCGCCGACTTGGACAGATCATTCCAAAAAACAATATTGATCTGCGCCCTGCATCGTTAGTGGAATGTTCCACAGACGCAACTGACTTGCGTATGGAACTTCCATTGCTTGTTGTTGCGCCTTCTGCAACAGAGCAAGTAAGCGCCATTGTTCGCCTTGCGAACGAAATGAAATTTGCACTCATCCCGCGTGGCGGTGCTTCCGGTTGTACCGGTGGTGCTATTCCGGCACGCAAACGCACTGTCGTGATGAGTTTGCAGAAACTGAGCGCTATCAAATCCATCGACAAAAAAGAAATGACTCTCACCGCTGAGGCTGGCGTTATCACGTTTGACGCCATTAAAGCCGCAGATACCGGTGGGATGCTCTTTACTGTTGACCCAGCATCCAAGACTGCTTCCACCATCGGCGGGAACGTGTCGGAAAACTCCGGCGGTCCTTTCGCCTTTGAATACGGAACAACCCTCGACAACATCCTTCACTACACAATGGTTACCGCTACTGGCGAAGTCATCAATGTAGAACGCGTTAATCATCCTCGTCATAAGATTATGGAAGATGAAACTGCCGTGTTTGAAGTTAAAGACGTGTCCGGCGGTGTCCGTACTGTTATTTCCTTGCGCGGTGATCAAATCCGCAAACCAGGTCTTGGTAAAGACGTTACCAACAAGTTTCTCGGCGGTCTGCCGGGTGTGCAAAAAGAAGGCACTGATGGCATCATCACTGAGGCAACCTTCATTTGCTACCCTAAGCAGAAATATGACCGTGTGCTTGTGCTGGAGTTCTTTGGACGCTCCATGCGTAACGCAATGCTTGTGATTAAAGACATTGTCGGACTGCGTGATACTATTCGCGAGCAGGGCGACCTTGTTAAAATTTCAGCACTGGAAGAGTTTGGTGTCAAATATGTTGAAGCAATTGAATACCAGACAAAATCAGATAAGTATGACGAGCGCCCGATTTCAGTTCTTATTGTTGAGCTGAACTCAAATGATACGTCCGCACTGGATGCCAGCGTGAACGATATCGTGAATATTTGTACCCCATACGAAGGCGTGGATGTTTTTGTTGCGAAAGATGCAGCAGAGGCAGAAGTTTTCTGGGAAGACAGACATAAGTTATCCGCTATTGCGCGTCGTACCTCCGGCTTTAAAATTAACGAAGACATCGTTATTCCAATCGATGTTATCCCTGAGTTTTCCGACTTTATCGAGCATTTGAACCAGCGTTGTACGGGTAGAGCATTCCGTACTGCACTTGGTGAAAGTGGGCGTCTGAGCGGTATGCCGCTTGAAGATAAAGACCTGAACCGCGCGTTTACCTTTGCATCTAAAGTTGCCAAAGGCGATGTGCCGATTGCAGAGCTTTCCGATCAGGAAACTCTTGATCAGGCGCTTGCATACTTTGAGCACGCGCAGGATCGCTATCCGAACCAGCGTCGCAAGCTCGGTAAAATTGTTGAAGACATGCTCGCTACCCGCATCATCGTCGCAAACCACATGCATGCTGGTGACGGCAACTGCCATGTGAACATTCCTGTTGATTCGAATAACCCTGTCATGCTGCATCACGCAGAAGAAGTGGCAGAAGAAGTTATGGCGAAAGCTCAGGAAATGAATGGTGAGGTTACCGGCGAGCACGGCATCGGCATTACCAAAATTAAATTCCTTTCAGTTAAAAAAATGGAAGAGCTCACTCTGTTTAAGCGCAGAGTCGATCCGCTTTCTATTATGAACCCTGCAAAGCTGACACAGCGAGATACTCCGGTTCAGCCGTTTACGTTCTCGTTTAACCGTCTTATCCGCGATATTCAGGCCTCGGGTCTGCCGGAAAAAGAACGCCTTATCAGCTTGCTCACCAACATTCAGGTTTGTACCCGCTGTGGTAAGTGTAAGCAGGTTTGTCCGATGTTCTACCCGCAGGGTGACTTACTGTATCATCCGCGAAACAAGAACTTGAGCCTTGGTGCGCTGCTTGAAGCAGTTTACTATTCTCAGGTGAACAAGGGTAAGCCGGACGACAACCTTATGGCACAACTCCGTAAGCTCATGGAGCATTGCACAGGCTGTGGTAAGTGTACGTCTGTGTGTCCTGTAAAAATTGATTCTTCGAAGGTTGCGTTGGAATTACGCGCGTTCGTTCAAGATGAAGGCGCAGGCGGACATCCTATCAAATCCAAGGTGCTTGATTACCTTGTGTCCGATGTTGCTAACCGTGTGCCGCGTGCCGCTAAAATGGCTTCAATGGGACAGCGTGTGCAGAATAAAATGCTGCGTCTGGTTCCAAGTTCATGGCGCTCAGGCATTAACAGCCCGCTGTTCTCCGGTTTTGGACCGGAAGTTGGTTACCGTGGCTTGAATGAAGCTTTGCGTTTGGACAAAGGCTCAATTTTTGTTCCTGAGAACGCACCGGAAGGCAAAGCGCTGGAAGCAGTCTTTTACTTCCCGGGTTGTGGCGGTTCCCTGTTCTACAGAAACATCGGTCTGGCATCACTCATGCTGATGCTTAAATCCGGTGTGGCTGTGATTATGCCACCACGTCATATGTGCTGCGGGTACCCGCTGCTGGCAGCCGGTAAAGATGAAGAATACAGAAAAAACCGTGCTACTAACATTGAAGAAATGAAAGCGTTTCTTGCCGATGCAGTACGTGCGGGACTTAATATTACGCATTCCATCACTGCGTGTGGTTCCTGCCGTGAAGGGCTTGAGTCATACGAACTTGCCGAGGCTTTAAACATTAAGCTTGAGCATAAAGATGCCGTACAGTTCCTTATCGAACGTATGGGTAAAGATGCGTTGAAAGATGCAGCAAAGGGTAAATCTGTATTATACCATCCATCCTGCCACGCAGAATGGACAGGTGTGCATAAAACCAAAGCCGCTGGCATATACGTTAAGGCTTTGAGTGAATTATGTGGTGCAGAAATTACATTGAACCCTGGTTGTTGTGGTGAATCCGGCATGGGTGCTCTTACCAGTCCGGATATTTACAACAAGTTGCGCGCCAAGAAAGAAGCAGGGTTAACACACGTGTTGCCGACCATGAAGGAAGATGCACCTGTTCTTGTAGGGTGTCCTTCATGTAAAGTTGGTATTTCGCGAATTTTCCTGAATTTACAGGAAAAACGCCCTGTGCTGCATACGGTAGAATACATTGCAGAAGCGCTATACGGCGCTGACTGGAAAAAACACATGAAACGCCTCGCAACTGAGTCTAGTCAGAAAGATTCGAAGCGAATCGTAGATACAAATAGTCTTTAA
- a CDS encoding desulfoferrodoxin yields the protein MPNRLEVYKCEHCGNMAEILIGGGPSLVCCGEDMVLQVEGTVDAAREKHIPVIEKTANGYLVKVGEVAHPMVDKHWIQWIELVADGVSYTKFLNPGDAPEAEFCIEAENVTAREYCNLHGHWKAEA from the coding sequence ATGCCAAATCGTCTCGAAGTTTACAAATGTGAGCACTGCGGAAACATGGCTGAAATTCTTATAGGTGGCGGCCCGTCTTTGGTTTGCTGTGGCGAAGACATGGTTCTTCAGGTTGAAGGCACTGTTGACGCAGCACGCGAAAAACACATTCCAGTTATTGAAAAAACTGCGAATGGCTACCTCGTTAAAGTCGGTGAAGTTGCCCACCCTATGGTTGATAAGCATTGGATTCAGTGGATCGAACTCGTTGCAGACGGCGTAAGTTACACCAAATTCCTTAACCCTGGCGATGCACCAGAGGCTGAGTTCTGTATTGAAGCAGAAAACGTTACAGCACGTGAGTACTGTAACCTCCACGGCCACTGGAAAGCAGAAGCATAA
- the ruvX gene encoding Holliday junction resolvase RuvX: MKYIAIDYGTKRTGLAASDTGGNMAFPRMTLMMKTRDKFFTELLAFIEKEEPVAIVVGLPMSLSGEETLMSRQVRNFLARLRRRCDLPIFVITEALSSFEAELELRDAGLKGHEIDKVVDQQAAVRILESFLHLNEEHRQLYD; the protein is encoded by the coding sequence ATGAAATATATTGCTATAGACTACGGAACAAAGCGGACAGGGCTTGCAGCCAGTGATACTGGCGGCAACATGGCATTTCCGCGTATGACGCTGATGATGAAAACCCGTGATAAGTTTTTCACGGAGCTTTTAGCGTTCATCGAAAAGGAAGAGCCAGTTGCCATTGTTGTTGGCCTGCCCATGTCACTGTCTGGTGAAGAAACGCTTATGTCCCGTCAGGTGCGCAATTTTCTTGCACGATTGCGTCGTCGCTGTGATCTACCAATCTTTGTCATTACAGAAGCCCTCAGTTCTTTTGAAGCAGAACTAGAGCTGCGAGACGCTGGTTTGAAGGGCCACGAGATTGATAAGGTAGTTGACCAGCAGGCAGCAGTGCGTATTCTAGAGTCGTTCCTGCATTTGAACGAAGAGCACAGACAACTTTACGATTAG
- the rd gene encoding rubredoxin produces the protein MEKYVCVICGYEYDPADGDPSNGVAPGTKFEDIPEDWLCPVCGAPKSEFEPA, from the coding sequence ATGGAAAAGTACGTATGCGTGATTTGCGGTTATGAGTATGATCCAGCCGATGGCGACCCAAGCAATGGTGTAGCGCCTGGCACAAAGTTCGAAGATATCCCAGAAGATTGGCTCTGTCCGGTCTGCGGGGCTCCTAAGAGCGAATTCGAACCAGCTTAA
- a CDS encoding FprA family A-type flavoprotein, protein MHPVEIKKDVFWVGAVDYTSRDFHGYSLSPQGTTYNSYLIKDEKTVLFDTVKSNFLDTMLCRMSNVTELEKVDYIVCNHLEPDHSGCLPRLVELCKPEKIFCSPLGKRSMQAHYNTEGWPIEVVKTGDTINIGSRDIQFIETRMLHWPDSMVSYIPQDKLLICNDIFGQNISSTERFVDEVDRAVVEHDMVEYYQNIVLPFSPLVLKTLDAIAEMGIEIDMLAPDHGLIFRGKEDVQWCLDKYREFAEQAWQKRAVIIFDTMWHSTEKMAYSVAEGFESEGVPVRIMHLKTDHHSAVMTELGRASAVVFGSPTHNNGILPEVAKMITYMKGLRPQNRIGGAFGSFGWSGECVKSLTESLVDMGFEMPVDGVKNQFVPTHDSYKKCYEMGVELAKALKEKCGE, encoded by the coding sequence ATGCATCCTGTTGAAATTAAAAAAGACGTATTTTGGGTCGGTGCTGTTGATTACACAAGCCGTGACTTCCACGGTTATTCTCTTTCTCCACAGGGCACCACTTACAACAGCTATCTCATTAAAGACGAAAAAACCGTTCTTTTTGACACAGTAAAAAGCAATTTCCTCGACACAATGTTGTGCCGTATGTCTAACGTTACTGAGTTAGAGAAAGTTGACTACATCGTTTGTAACCACCTCGAGCCAGACCACTCCGGTTGTCTTCCAAGACTCGTAGAACTTTGCAAACCAGAAAAAATATTTTGTTCACCACTCGGTAAACGCTCCATGCAGGCGCATTACAATACCGAAGGGTGGCCTATCGAAGTAGTGAAAACTGGCGACACCATTAATATCGGTTCCCGTGACATTCAGTTCATCGAAACTCGTATGCTTCACTGGCCTGATTCCATGGTATCCTACATCCCACAGGATAAGCTTCTTATCTGCAACGACATTTTCGGTCAGAATATTTCCAGCACCGAACGTTTTGTAGACGAAGTAGATCGCGCTGTTGTTGAGCACGACATGGTAGAATACTACCAGAACATCGTTCTTCCATTCTCTCCATTAGTACTCAAAACACTTGATGCTATTGCAGAAATGGGTATCGAAATCGACATGCTCGCACCAGACCACGGTCTTATCTTCCGCGGCAAAGAAGATGTGCAGTGGTGCTTAGACAAATACCGTGAATTTGCAGAGCAGGCATGGCAGAAACGTGCTGTCATTATCTTCGATACCATGTGGCATTCTACAGAAAAAATGGCGTACTCCGTTGCAGAAGGTTTTGAGAGCGAAGGCGTACCAGTACGCATAATGCATCTTAAAACTGACCATCATAGCGCAGTAATGACTGAGCTTGGTCGCGCAAGCGCTGTTGTGTTCGGTTCCCCGACGCACAACAACGGTATTCTTCCAGAAGTCGCTAAAATGATCACCTACATGAAAGGTCTTCGTCCGCAAAACCGCATCGGTGGCGCGTTCGGCTCCTTTGGCTGGTCTGGCGAGTGTGTAAAATCACTTACCGAAAGTCTCGTAGACATGGGCTTCGAAATGCCTGTTGATGGTGTGAAAAACCAGTTTGTACCAACACACGACTCTTACAAAAAATGCTACGAAATGGGTGTTGAACTCGCTAAAGCTCTTAAAGAGAAGTGCGGCGAATAA
- a CDS encoding bifunctional adenosylcobinamide kinase/adenosylcobinamide-phosphate guanylyltransferase, with product MIRLILGGDKSGKSDFGLQRLYEGTGSSVLLATGQSQDFSFGQQILDHRLARVPEIPVKETGIELPQLLEKSILNYESILIDSLDFWVFACGDQWQQAQDAFLHSLSLVPDETQVTIVSCEAGLGPIAASSQVRQFIRRLGALNQAVAAVSDEVCLMIAGIPLYVKKA from the coding sequence ATGATCCGACTTATTCTTGGGGGAGACAAGTCCGGCAAGTCAGACTTTGGCTTGCAGCGGTTGTACGAAGGAACGGGTTCTTCAGTTTTGCTTGCAACGGGGCAGTCGCAGGACTTTTCGTTCGGGCAACAAATTTTGGATCACAGACTAGCCAGAGTTCCGGAAATTCCAGTAAAGGAAACGGGAATTGAATTGCCCCAACTGTTAGAAAAGTCCATACTGAATTATGAGTCTATTCTAATCGACAGTCTTGATTTTTGGGTCTTTGCATGTGGTGACCAATGGCAGCAGGCACAAGATGCTTTTTTGCACAGCCTCTCATTGGTTCCTGACGAGACTCAGGTTACAATAGTTTCATGTGAGGCAGGACTGGGGCCCATTGCGGCAAGTTCTCAGGTTCGACAATTCATTCGCAGATTAGGTGCACTTAATCAGGCTGTTGCAGCTGTAAGTGATGAAGTCTGTCTCATGATCGCGGGTATCCCGCTCTATGTAAAAAAGGCGTAA
- a CDS encoding bifunctional oligoribonuclease/PAP phosphatase NrnA: MSYFRNVKPQIDKLLGMFSRNERWLITINADPDAMGSALALKRIMSHRVADVDIARVNEITRPDNLAMARLLRIPMVKLTPQVSAQYDRFAIVDSQPHHHPLFAELDYSIVIDHHPLNDDFPVEAEFKEILPNYGSNSTILTEYLYQMTIRPGKMLATALMYGIKTDTNDFERSFNEVDIRAFKVLSKFANHPLLSRIARSEMHSDWLEYFSRAITGIHKVGSGRYAFVGMVDNPDALVVIADFFMRVHEMRWVAVCGVYQDKAVIIFRGDGVNRDLGHFAYCQFNDVGSAGGHKALARAEIPIENLVGKDVEMFVFKRLVSPTRSRAIKCAKPAEEDIEKMGE, encoded by the coding sequence ATGTCGTATTTTCGTAATGTAAAACCACAGATTGATAAACTGCTGGGAATGTTCTCTCGCAATGAACGTTGGCTGATTACTATTAATGCCGACCCTGATGCGATGGGCTCTGCTCTCGCGCTCAAACGCATTATGAGCCACAGAGTTGCAGATGTAGACATTGCCCGTGTAAACGAAATTACGCGTCCGGATAACCTTGCCATGGCTCGTTTACTCCGCATTCCTATGGTGAAATTAACGCCTCAGGTTTCCGCCCAATATGACAGGTTTGCGATTGTAGATTCTCAGCCGCATCACCATCCATTGTTCGCTGAATTGGATTATTCAATCGTCATCGACCATCACCCGCTGAATGATGATTTTCCAGTGGAAGCAGAGTTTAAAGAAATTCTTCCGAATTATGGTTCCAATAGCACCATTCTGACAGAATATTTGTATCAGATGACCATCCGTCCGGGTAAAATGCTGGCAACAGCACTTATGTACGGTATCAAGACTGATACAAACGATTTTGAGCGCAGTTTCAACGAGGTTGATATCCGCGCGTTTAAAGTCTTGAGCAAATTTGCAAACCACCCGCTGCTTTCCCGTATTGCGCGAAGTGAAATGCACTCTGATTGGCTGGAGTATTTCTCCCGTGCAATCACAGGGATACATAAGGTAGGTTCCGGCCGGTACGCGTTCGTGGGCATGGTAGATAATCCTGACGCACTTGTTGTGATTGCAGATTTCTTCATGCGTGTGCACGAAATGCGTTGGGTTGCTGTGTGCGGTGTGTATCAGGACAAGGCTGTCATTATCTTCCGTGGTGATGGTGTTAACCGCGATTTAGGGCATTTTGCTTATTGCCAGTTTAACGATGTAGGTTCTGCCGGAGGCCATAAGGCGCTAGCCCGTGCGGAGATTCCTATTGAAAATCTGGTTGGTAAGGATGTTGAAATGTTCGTGTTTAAACGCCTTGTATCCCCTACGCGAAGCCGGGCTATAAAGTGCGCAAAGCCTGCCGAAGAAGATATCGAAAAAATGGGCGAGTAA
- the mltG gene encoding endolytic transglycosylase MltG, with protein MGTFSKIISALLVLTVLVAAGVWFTFETYTRSPMQKELRQIPLVVPAGASFNQIIDDMARQGALTHPYAFRLLVRLRKQQQNLKAGEYLLNTGWTPERLLKELVTGKGILYTLTFQEGLPWWVIAKKIEQQGFAKVEDFSRVIHDPEFLKKHNIPFPDAEGFLFPETYKLSKPREMNEASAEDVASMLVHMFWQKTAPLWGDSRPSPEVLKKIIILASLVEKETGVPEERERVSGVYENRLEMGMRMQADPTIIYGLGKSFDGDIRRTDIRNKKNKYNTYQHRGLPPGPICSPGLEAIKAALNPEQHKYLFFVSKGDGSHKFSKTLKEHNNAVRKYQLRRKK; from the coding sequence ATGGGCACATTTTCAAAAATAATAAGCGCTTTATTAGTGCTTACAGTACTCGTTGCAGCTGGTGTCTGGTTTACGTTTGAAACGTATACCAGATCTCCTATGCAAAAAGAGTTGCGTCAAATTCCTCTGGTAGTTCCGGCTGGAGCGTCGTTCAATCAAATTATTGATGATATGGCGCGCCAAGGCGCTCTTACGCATCCGTATGCATTTCGACTGCTCGTCCGACTCCGTAAACAACAGCAAAATTTAAAAGCCGGTGAATATCTTCTTAATACCGGCTGGACTCCTGAACGCCTGCTTAAAGAACTCGTAACTGGCAAGGGCATCCTTTATACACTGACTTTTCAGGAAGGACTGCCTTGGTGGGTTATTGCTAAAAAAATTGAGCAACAAGGGTTTGCCAAAGTAGAAGATTTCTCCAGAGTCATTCATGATCCGGAATTTTTGAAGAAACACAATATTCCTTTCCCAGATGCGGAAGGTTTTCTGTTTCCTGAGACATACAAGTTGAGTAAGCCTCGAGAAATGAATGAAGCCTCTGCGGAAGACGTGGCATCAATGCTGGTTCATATGTTCTGGCAGAAGACTGCTCCTCTATGGGGAGACAGCAGGCCAAGCCCTGAAGTTTTGAAAAAAATTATCATCTTGGCCTCGCTTGTGGAAAAGGAAACCGGAGTTCCTGAAGAGCGTGAACGTGTCTCAGGCGTATATGAAAATCGCCTGGAGATGGGAATGCGTATGCAGGCTGACCCGACCATTATCTATGGATTGGGAAAGAGTTTTGACGGTGATATTCGTCGCACTGACATTCGCAATAAAAAGAATAAATACAACACCTATCAGCACAGAGGCTTACCTCCGGGGCCAATTTGTTCCCCCGGCCTAGAAGCTATTAAGGCTGCTCTGAATCCAGAACAACACAAATACCTTTTCTTTGTGTCAAAGGGTGATGGGTCTCATAAATTCAGTAAGACTTTGAAAGAACATAACAACGCTGTTCGTAAGTATCAGCTGCGTAGAAAGAAGTAA
- the cbiR gene encoding cobamide remodeling phosphodiesterase CbiR has product MMKTAAPSWVMAGSVYENCVFLEGKVDEVALLFFESESCLAYDESDLPRELAELDLTYHVHLPLDLPWDDADEAARIVLGLMDKVRFLGVRQAVLHPPVTTGKNAFSVEATQQLLTVVTRAWCSHGFDCNDLLIENIEGADLIDLAPVIEDLGLGVCIDIGHIIAYGHDALLDRTDIFDRLRMVHINAPADIGTAKGRSKHVSLVHLDEAGRGVARKVLQACGEDCTLVYELFNWKHIETTIPVVEELLLMEGQ; this is encoded by the coding sequence ATGATGAAAACAGCTGCACCGTCGTGGGTGATGGCAGGTAGCGTGTATGAAAACTGTGTCTTCCTTGAAGGCAAAGTCGACGAGGTTGCGCTGCTCTTTTTTGAATCAGAATCCTGCCTTGCGTATGACGAATCAGATTTGCCGCGCGAACTGGCGGAGCTTGATTTGACGTACCACGTGCATTTGCCACTGGATTTGCCTTGGGATGATGCTGACGAAGCGGCTCGGATTGTGTTGGGTTTGATGGACAAGGTTCGTTTTCTTGGAGTCCGTCAGGCAGTGTTGCATCCTCCAGTGACTACGGGAAAAAATGCATTTTCTGTGGAAGCGACTCAGCAGTTGTTAACAGTGGTTACTCGCGCGTGGTGTAGTCATGGATTTGACTGTAATGATTTACTAATTGAGAATATTGAAGGCGCAGATTTGATTGACCTTGCTCCAGTGATAGAAGATTTGGGGTTGGGTGTGTGCATTGACATAGGGCATATCATTGCATACGGGCATGATGCACTTCTTGATCGTACTGATATTTTTGATCGACTTCGCATGGTTCACATAAATGCACCTGCGGATATTGGAACGGCTAAGGGGCGAAGTAAGCATGTCAGTTTAGTGCATTTGGATGAAGCCGGAAGAGGGGTAGCACGTAAGGTGCTTCAGGCTTGCGGAGAAGATTGCACACTGGTTTACGAGCTGTTTAACTGGAAGCATATTGAAACAACTATTCCGGTTGTTGAGGAATTGCTTTTGATGGAAGGACAATAG